One window from the genome of Yarrowia lipolytica chromosome 1B, complete sequence encodes:
- a CDS encoding uncharacterized protein (Compare to YALI0B17380g, similar to uniprot|P38328 Saccharomyces cerevisiae YBR234c ARC40 ARP2/3 protein complex subunit 40 kilodalton, similar to Saccharomyces cerevisiae ARC40 (YBR234C); ancestral locus Anc_6.143), with protein MESFRLGTTAIADHSFNKDHTFVAVARENNVTLLQRANGKIRPVPGKAGTLRFHDKTVTGVDISCDGRIVTCSQDRNATVWELQQDGTWKPFLVVLRINRAATTVRWSPDGSKFAVGSGARIIAVCYFEAENDWWISKHIKKPIRSTITSVAWHPNNVLLAAGSTDGHARVFSGYIKGVDAKPAPTAWGERLPFQHLCGEFANKTYAWVHDVAFSPSGNSLAYVSHDSSITVVYPSAPDAPPKAVINLDTSFQPFRSLVWTTEDQIVAGGYDCYPIIFGGSQSGWKQTGAIDDPKKNKKNSGPASQFDEDGMPTGSALNMFRAMDLKGTTQQPNDDDLLTIHQSPIVTLRPLDEEGGRVTTISSTGGDGQLVIYRV; from the coding sequence ATGGAATCTTTCCGACTGGGAACCACAGCTATCGCTGACCACtccttcaacaaggaccACACCTTCGTTGCCGTGGCTCGAGAGAACAATGTCACTCTTCTGCAGCGAGCCAACGGCAAGATTCGACCAGTTCCTGGAAAGGCCGGCACTCTGCGATTCCACGACAAAACCGTGACCGGTGTGGATATCTCTTGTGATGGCCGAATTGTCACCTGTTCTCAGGACCGAAACGCTACTGTTTGGGAGCTGCAGCAAGACGGTACCTGGAAGCCCTTCCTGGTGGTGCTGCGAATCAACCGAGCCGCCACCACCGTGCGATGGTCTCCCGATGGATCCAAGTTTGCCGTAGGATCCGGAGCGCGAATCATTGCCGTGTGCTACTTCGAGGCCGAGAACGACTGGTGGATCTCCAAGCACATCAAGAAGCCCATCCGATCCACAATCACCAGCGTTGCGTGGCACCCCAACAACGTTCTGTTGGCCGCCGGATCCACGGACGGACACGCCCGAGTCTTCTCCGGCTACATCAAGGGTGTTGACGCCAAACCCGCCCCCACCGCCTGGGGAGAGCGACTGCCTTTCCAGCATCTTTGTGGTGAGTTTGCCAACAAGACCTACGCCTGGGTTCACGACGTGGCCTTCTCTCCTTCCGGAAACTCTCTGGCCTACGTTTCCCACGACTCCTCCATCACTGTGGTCTACCCGTCTGCTCCCGATGCTCCCCCCAAAGCTGTCATCAACCTGGACACCTCCTTCCAGCCCTTCCGATCTCTGGTGTGGACCACGGAAGATCAGATCGTTGCTGGAGGCTACGACTGCTATCCCATCATCTTTGGTGGCTCTCAGTCTGGCTGGAAGCAGACTGGCGCTATTGATGACCCtaagaagaacaagaagaactcTGGCCCCGCCTCCCAGTTCGATGAGGATGGAATGCCCACCGGCTCCGCTCTCAACATGTTCCGAGCCATGGATCTCAAGGGAACCACTCAGCAACCCAACGATGATGATCTGCTGACCATCCACCAGTCTCCCATTGTCACTCTGCGACCTCTAGACGAGGAGGGAGGACGAGTGACCACTATTTCTTCcactggaggagatggccaGCTGGTTATCTACCGGGTTTAG
- a CDS encoding uncharacterized protein (Compare to YALI0B17402g, similar to Saccharomyces cerevisiae ADE13 (YLR359W); ancestral locus Anc_4.197, highly similar to uniprot|Q05911 Saccharomyces cerevisiae YLR359w ADE13 adenylosuccinate lyase), whose amino-acid sequence MSNNDSYQTPLSSRYASKEMSSLFSMKNRYSTWRKLWYNLAVAEKELGITQITDEALEQLKAHQEITDDEIAEATKQEAIVRHDVMSHVHVYGLTAPAAAGIIHLGATSCFVTDNADLIFLRDGLDILIPKLVNVIDRLSQFALKYKDLPVLGWTHFQPAQLTTVGKRATLWIQELLWDLRNLQRARDDLGLRGVKGTTGTQASFLSLFEGNHDKVEQLDERVVELLGFDYAYPCTGQTYSRKIDVDVLAPLASLGCTAHKFATDVRLLANLKEMEEPFEKSQIGSSAMAYKRNPMRSERICSLSRHLQSCFQDATQTASVQWFERTLDDSAIRRVSLPGAFLTADIVLSTLLNVVSGLVVYPKVIERRIAAELPFMATENIIMAMVQRGGDRQQCHEEIRVLSHQAAQVVKEQGGDNDLIERIKNTPYFKPVHDDLDKLLDPSTFVGRAPEQTEKFVNKTVAKALEPYKKMINQEGFQLAV is encoded by the coding sequence ATGTCCAACAACGACTCGTACCAGACTCCCCTGTCCTCGCGATACGCCAGCAAGGAGATGTCGTCGCTCTTCTCTATGAAGAACCGATACTCCACCTGGCGAAAGCTGTGGTACAACCTGGCTgtggccgagaaggagcttgGAATCACCCAGATCACCGACGAGgcccttgagcagctcaaggccCACCAGGAGatcaccgacgacgagatcgccgaggccaccaagcAGGAAGCCATTGTGCGTCACGACGTCATGTCCCACGTCCATGTGTACGGACTCACTGCCCCCGCTGCCGCTGGCATCATCCATCTGGGAGCCACCTCCTGCTTTGTCACCGACAACGCCGATCTTATCTTCCTGCGAGACGGTCTGGACATTCTGATCCCCAAGCTCGTTAACGTCATTGACCGACTCTCTCAGTTTGCcctcaagtacaaggatCTGCCCGTTCTGGGATGGACCCACTTCCAGCCCGCCCAACTGACCACCGTTGGTAAGCGAGCCACACTCTGGATCCAGGAGCTTCTGTGGGATCTGCGAAACCTGCAGCGAGCCCGAGACGACCTTGGTCTCCGAGGTGTCAAGGGTACCACCGGTACTCAGGCCTCTTTCCTGTCTCTGTTTGAGGGTAACCACGACAAGGTCGAGCAGCTTGACGAGCGAgtcgttgagctccttggctTCGACTACGCCTACCCCTGCACTGGACAGACCTACTCTCGAAAGATTGATGTCGACGTCCTTGCCCCTCTCGCCTCTCTCGGCTGCACTGCCCACAAGTTCGCCACCGACGTGCGTCTCCttgccaacctcaaggagatggaggagcctTTCGAGAAGTCCCAGATCGGATCATCTGCCATGGCCTACAAGCGAAACCCCATGCGATCCGAGCGAATCTGCTCTCTGTCTCGACACCTGCAGTCTTGTTTCCAGGACGCAACTCAGACCGCTTCTGTCCAGTGGTTCGAGCGAACTCTCGATGACTCTGCTATTCGACGAGTCTCTCTTCCCGGCGCCTTCCTCACCGCCGACATTGTTCTGTCCACTCTTCTGAACGTTGTCTCTGGTCTGGTCGTCTACCCCAAGGTCATTGAGCGACGAATTGCCGCCGAGCTTCCTTTCATGGCCACTGAGAACATCATCATGGCAATGGTccagcgaggaggagaccgacAGCAGTGCCACGAGGAGATCCGAGTTCTTTCTCACCAGGCCGCCCAGGTTGTCAAGGAGCAGGGAGGAGATAACGATCTTATTGAGCGAATCAAGAACACCCCCTACTTCAAGCCCGTTCACGACGACCTTGACAAGCTGCTCGATCCCTCTACTTTCGTCGGCCGAGCACCCGAGCAGACCGAAAAGTTTGTCAACAAGACTGTTGCCAAGGCTCTAGAGCCTTACAAGAAGATGATCAACCAGGAGGGCTTCCAGCTTGCTGTCTAA
- a CDS encoding uncharacterized protein (Compare to YALI0B17424g, similar to Saccharomyces cerevisiae MED7 (YOL135C); ancestral locus Anc_3.27, similar to uniprot|Q08278 Saccharomyces cerevisiae YOL135c MED7 member of RNA Polymerase II transcriptional regulation mediator complex singleton), giving the protein MERRKKQNEGLLSVYPPPPWYSRYFTDENVAKVKDLQSSDNSQLLEAPLKYLTPPSPPEAGAYHNFGDVWQVNDKLATLEDLGITQVYDGAAIRGEGQESGARVLELKKLTKSLLLAFVELTGIMGVSPEQFPAKFEHVRVLLINIHHILNEYRPHQARESLVTLMQQQINDKKQHVENIRQSCDKVRDTIRVLSKQFDQVDEFEETGGVTTEEVKYVSGKDKDLLVVKMAEQVL; this is encoded by the coding sequence ATGGAACGGCGCAAAAAGCAGAACGAGGGTCTACTATCGGTGTATCCGCCTCCACCATGGTACTCTCGGTATTTTACGGACGAGAATGTGGCCAAAGTGAAGGATTTACAGAGCTCTGATAACTCCCAGCTGTTGGAAGCACCACTCAAATATCtcactcctccatctccgcCGGAAGCAGGAGCATATCATAACTTTGGCGACGTATGGCAGGTGAACGACAAGTTAGCAACGCTGGAAGATCTCGGTATCACCCAGGTCTACGATGGAGCAGCCattcgaggagaaggacagGAAAGTGGAGCTCGGGTTCTGGAGCTGAAAAAGTTGACAAAATCGCTGCTGCTCGCATTTGTGGAACTCACGGGAATAATGGGAGTTTCTCCCGAGCAGTTTCCAGCGAAATTCGAACATGTCCGGGTTCTGCTCATCAACATCCATCACATTCTGAATGAGTACCGGCCTCATCAGGCCCGTGAAAGTCTGGTGACCCTCATGCAACAACAAATCAACGACAAGAAACAGCATGTGGAAAACATCCGACAGTCGTGTGATAAAGTGCGAGATACTATTCGAGTGCTGAGTAAACAATTCGATCAGGTGGACGAGTTCGAGGAGACTGGAGGAGTGACGACTGAGGAGGTGAAGTACGTCTCTGGTAAGGACAAGGATTTGTTGGTAGTCAAAATGGCCGAACAAGTTTTATAA
- a CDS encoding uncharacterized protein (Compare to YALI0B17446g, no similarity): MCTNTETPKADVSKGILAENTTLRETPGNISSDDNDDNASVDSFGSDEVAREQSKYKDDKIEDVDALAKEMEQCYLEAVEEMKELEKLVPRFKALDKKTEKLFKYYFGGPWMSHRERIFEERPNSGYNVLGEDCIFDFYGDLNNLAKQNLKEMTLYLTDKKDF, from the coding sequence ATGTGtacaaacacagaaaccCCCAAGGCTGATGTTTCCAAGGGAATATTGGCTGAAAACACTACCCTGAGAGAAACTCCCGGAAATATCTCGTCTGATGACAACGACGATAATGCTTCCGTCGACTCGTTTGGATCAGACGAAGTAGCAAGAGAACAGTCCAAGTACAAAGACGACAAGATCGAGGACGTTGACGCTttggccaaggagatggagcagTGCTACCTAGAGGCCGTAGAGGAAATGAAGGAGTTGGAAAAGCTTGTGCCTCGGTTTAAGGCGTTGGACAAAAAGACTGAGAAACTCTTCAAGTACTATTTTGGAGGTCCTTGGATGTCCCATCGAGAACGCATTTTTGAGGAGCGGCCAAATTCGGGGTACAATGTCCTCGGGGAAGATTGCATCTTTGATTTCTACGGAGACTTGAACAACTTGGCCAAGCAGaatctcaaggagatgacGCTATACTTGACTGATAAGAAGGATTTTTAG
- a CDS encoding uncharacterized protein (Compare to YALI0B17468g, no similarity), which translates to MITSFLKYSALVSISLIAAAELQVLLDAYLNRTFVETGAKVDKKLAVQDGDMTSEEVYTKMGVNVESDHEDEEGDGYESRDHMDSSPWQRPSISGNEAYQRGAKKLHDQFLDELKTRQNSETCSEERTNALFSALTRLVDKYRTRPMIHHAASNVDHPASGVKCVACNQTVLLQRDRHYVCVHCPSGQNVICIFCEGREMHPESHMLYKMDKSIGSMRSLLYYAETHPAWTTKIEDDFSAPDPEEFVDRDLLAECAPMSQERLEFMFEQFMGWCDIRSNEPRKLNMSLDRYRELLKLDDPYLLSLLEQHFTQPVSFSAYVKFVLSVLSAPSKALIDICYDMITQKDESYVTMASVKAAVWQYYLWAQKMANEAITIEELRQKQQEMRNGYTDKTKLYERLGALSNTQGPKTFSSLANGKQITDFPRKHENLLINVPVVSDRPDLSSNAMLIAEQSINEMIVKAFEEAGFNEFSLLTKRDFVKLAGYPGPNFQSWLFNWLEAYII; encoded by the coding sequence ATGATCACCTCATTCCTCAAGTACTCGGCACTGGTGTCTATCAGTTTGATAGCGGCCGCAGAGCTGCAAGTGCTGCTAGATGCGTATCTCAATCGGACCTTTGTGGAAACAGGAGCCAAAGTCGACAAGAAACTGGCGGTCCAGGATGGAGACATGACGAGTGAAGAGGTGTACACAAAGATGGGAGTCAACGTGGAGAGCGACcacgaggacgaggaaggCGACGGGTACGAGTCTCGAGACCACATGGACTCGTCACCCTGGCAGCGGCCAAGTATCAGTGGTAACGAAGCATACCAAAGGGGTGCTAAAAAGTTGCATGACCAGTTTTTGGATGAGCTGAAGACCCGACAGAATTCTGAAACATGCTCGGAGGAGCGAACCAATGCCCTGTTTTCAGCCCTGACCCGGCTGGTGGACAAGTACCGAACTAGACCGATGATTCATCATGCTGCATCTAATGTGGATCACCCTGCATCTGGAGTGAAGTGTGTGGCTTGCAACCAGACCGTCTTGCTACAGCGGGACCGCCATTACGTCTGCGTGCACTGTCCCAGTGGTCAGAACGTCATTTGCATATTCTGTGAGGGTCGTGAGATGCATCCAGAGTCACACATGCTGTACAAAATGGACAAATCCATCGGAAGCATGCGGTCTCTCTTGTACTATGCAGAGACACATCCAGCATGGACGACCAAGATCGAGGACGATTTCTCGGCTCCTGATCCAGAGGAATTTGTCGATAGAGACCTGCTGGCGGAATGTGCCCCGATGAGCCAGGAACGACTCGAGTTCATGTTCGAGCAATTCATGGGGTGGTGCGATATTCGCTCCAACGAGCCCCGGAAGCTTAACATGTCATTGGATCGGTACAGGGAGCTTCTGAAACTGGACGACCCTTACCTGCTGTCTCTGTTGGAACAGCACTTCACTCAGCCAGTCTCATTCTCTGCCTACGTGAAGTTCGTGCTGTCCGTCTTATCTGCGCCCTCCAAGGCTCTGATTGATATCTGCTACGATATGATCACTCAAAAGGACGAGTCATATGTCACTATGGCTTCTGTCAAGGCCGCTGTGTGGCAGTACTACCTGTGGGCCCAGAAGATGGCCAATGAAGCAATTACTATTGAAGAATTGCGACAAAAGCAACAAGAGATGCGAAATGGCTACACAGACAAAACAAAGCTGTATGAGAGATTGGGAGCTCTTAGTAATACCCAGGGACCTAAGACGTTCAGTTCACTGGCCAACGGCAAACAGATCACGGACTTCCCTCGGAAACACGAAAACTTGCTCATCAACGTCCCTGTTGTCTCAGACAGACCTGACCTGTCCTCCAACGCCATGCTCATTGCCGAACAGTCCATCAACGAGATGATTGTTAAGGCTTTTGAAGAGGCCGGGTTCAACGAGTTTTCTCTGCTGACCAAGCGCGACTTCGTCAAGCTGGCGGGCTACCCTGGCCCCAACTTCCAATCCTGGCTCTTCAATTGGTTGGAGGCATATATTATTTAA
- a CDS encoding uncharacterized protein (Compare to YALI0B17490g, similar to Saccharomyces cerevisiae ERV15 (YBR210W) and ERV14 (YGL054C); ancestral locus Anc_6.102, similar to uniprot|P53173 Saccharomyces cerevisiae YGL054c ERV14 ER-derived Vesicles) — translation MSGIFLYLGAVLLNAGSLFFQVFFVVMYSDLEADFINPIDLCNKLNVYIRPEAGLQLFTSLLLLINFKWFSFLINLPMILFNVRYIFLDWPQYKLDATEIFRTLNKYKKQSFIKLGFYFFLFFYYLYCMIMAIVESEK, via the exons atgaGCGGAATTTT TCTCTATCTTGGTGCTGTCCTGCTGAACGCAGgctctctcttcttccaggtCTTTTTTGTGGTTATGTACTCTGACCTGGAGGCCGACTTCATCAACCCCATCGATCTGTGCAACAAACTCAACGTGTACATCCGACCCGAGGCTGGTCTGCAACTCTTCACCTCCCTGTTGTTGCTTATCAACTTCAAGTGGTTCTCCTTCCTCATCAACCTGCCCATGATTCTCTTCAACGTGCGATACATTTTCCTCGATTGGCCCCAGTACAAGCTGGATGCCACTGAGATTTTCCGAACgctcaacaagtacaagaagcagtCTTTCATCAAGCTGGGCTTCtacttcttcctcttcttttACTACCTCTACTGCATGATCATGGCTATTGTGGAGAGCGAGAAATAG
- a CDS encoding uncharacterized protein (Compare to YALI0B17512g, similar to Saccharomyces cerevisiae SEC62 (YPL094C); ancestral locus Anc_8.572, uniprot|Q99161 Yarrowia lipolytica ER protein- translocation complex Sec62p subunit) — MTENVPQGQITMPLQQGGAREISPQALAVADYLRSHKLLKQRPGILNGKRSDFFRVKRAIRALEDPKYKQLQSKPNSKLPPINSRNEAISIFRLMPINQMALRVDKLPTQTALMMKQKPEQGVPVLQVNPQQEFGDDMYYTWFYNPVPLTTYLYGALGVAAIFAGVLFPLWPIFLRQGVWYLSVGMLGLIGVFFGIALVRLVIFVLTWPTVKPGIWIFPNLFADVGFVDSFIPLWAWHGTPERDLLPQKFKNKKKKKNAGTVIESKEPPRKLTKEEKQKQKEANAQMEQMQAAFQTQLSSFATQMQQIKEMSDSGIDPQIIAAQLQAQYPPDKQAAIKLENEQAQAKLDERIRELAAQIQDKTNANKTGDKIEEVADKENKEAPKRIVTLEDANDE; from the coding sequence atGACTGAGAACGTGCCTCAAGGTCAGATCACCATGCCTCTTCAGCAGGGCGGTGCTCGGGAGATTTCTCCTCAAGCACTTGCTGTGGCAGACTACCTGCGGAGCCacaagctgctcaaacagcGGCCCGGAATCCTCAACGGTAAGCGATCCGACTTTTTCCGTGTTAAGCGAGCCATTCGTGCACTAGAAGACCCCAAATACAAGCAGCTTCAGTCAAAGCCCAACTCCAAGCTGCCGCCCATCAACTCGCGAAACGAGGCCATCTCAATCTTCCGACTCATGCCCATCAACCAGATGGCTCTCAGAGTGGATAAGCTGCCCACACAGACAGCGCTGATGATGAAACAAAAGCCCGAGCAGGGAGTCCCCGTGCTGCAGGTGAACCCCCAGCAGGAGTTTGGCGACGATATGTACTACACATGGTTCTATAACCCCGTCCCATTGACCACATATCTGTACGGCGCTCTCGGAGTGGCCGCCATCTTTGCCGGTGTGCTGTTTCCTCTGTGGCCTATCTTCCTGCGACAGGGCGTGTGGTACCTGTCCGTTGGCATGCTGGGACTCATTGGTGTCTTCTTTGGCATTGCACTGGTCCGACTGGTCATCTTTGTGCTCACCTGGCCCACCGTAAAGCCCGGTATCTGGATCTTCCCCAATCTCTTTGCTGATGTTGGCTTCGTTGACTCCTTCATCCCCCTGTGGGCCTGGCACGGAACCCCCGAGCGAGACCTGCTGCCCCAGAAgttcaagaacaagaagaagaagaagaacgcTGGCACCGTGATTGAGTCCAAGGAGCCCCCGCGAaagctgaccaaggaggaaaagcagaagcagaaggaggccaacgCCCAGATGGAGCAGATGCAGGCTGCTTTCCAGACCCAGCTCTCCAGCTTCGCCACTCAGATGCaacagatcaaggagatgtCCGACTCTGGCATCGACCCCCAGATCATTGCTGCCCAGCTCCAGGCTCAGTACCCTCCCGATAAGCAGGCTGCTATCAAGCTGGAGAACGAGCAAGCCCAGGCCAAGCTTGATGAGCGAATCCGAGAACTTGCTGCTCAGATTCAGGATAAGACCAATGCCAATAAGACTGGCGACAAGATCGAGGAGGTCGCTGACAAAGAAAATAAGGAGGCTCCCAAGAGAATTGTTACTCTGGAGGATGCTAACGACGAGTAA
- a CDS encoding uncharacterized protein (Compare to YALI0B17534g, similar to Saccharomyces cerevisiae MTQ1 (YNL063W); ancestral locus Anc_2.245, similar to uniprot|P53944 Saccharomyces cerevisiae YNL063w), giving the protein MRITPQTIRKAARMSPNILRLLPAARTLDEAKTELRWIQADHPDPTPKKIARACYERGRFSTPLQYVIGNQPFGSLNIDCRKNVLIPRSETEEWACHLSNLLKTLARRNKDMRLVDLCTGTGCIALQMATLPLALVAGIDVSSDALNLAEHNEKLNQTSLRADKVIFEQLDILDPKNDAKIAALHPTIITANPPYVSHEVDAAQAVKKHEPKLAVFGGNEFYEAIARITNNSGAQALVTEVGYLDQANYTQSLLPKDWSSIVFKDFSDRPRAVFAWKNGTPFDILGESEGGGFRLVDSF; this is encoded by the coding sequence ATGCGAATAACTCCACAAACAATCAGAAAGGCGGCCCGAATGTCGCCCAACATTTTGAGGCTTTTGCCTGCAGCTCGGACGCTGGATGAAGCAAAAACGGAGCTCCGATGGATACAGGCGGATCATCCCGACCCCACACCGAAAAAGATTGCGCGAGCGTGCTACGAACGAGGTCGCTTTTCGACGCCGCTTCAGTACGTGATTGGCAACCAGCCGTTTGGATCGTTGAACATTGACTGTCGCAAGAATGTACTGATTCCGAGATCAGAGACGGAGGAGTGGGCTTGCCACCTCTCCAACCTTCTCAAGACTCTAGCACGACGCAACAAAGACATGCGACTGGTTGATCTGTGCACGGGGACAGGATGTATTGCATTGCAGATGGCCACGTTACCTCTAGCTCTGGTGGCCGGTATTGACGTTTCTTCAGATGCCCTTAATCTTGCAGAACACAACGAAAAACTCAACCAAACGAGCTTGAGAGCAGACAAGGTCATATTTGAACAGTTAGATATTTTGGACCCGAAAAACGACGCCAAGATCGCCGCCTTGCACCCCACTATCATCACAGCGAACCCTCCGTACGTGAGCCATGAGGTGGATGCTGCTCAGGCAGTCAAGAAACACGAGCCCAAATTAGCCGTGTTTGGTGGCAACGAGTTCTACGAAGCTATCGCTCGCATCACCAATAATTCGGGAGCGCAGGCTTTGGTGACCGAAGTAGGGTACCTGGATCAGGCCAACTACACACAGTCGCTGCTGCCTAAAGATTGGTCTTCGATTGTTTTCAAGGACTTCAGCGACCGACCCCGAGCTGTATTTGCATGGAAGAATGGAACTCCCTTTGATATACTGGGGGAGAGCGAGGGAGGAGGATTTCGCCTTGTCGACAGCTTTTGA
- a CDS encoding uncharacterized protein (Compare to YALI0B17556g, weakly similar to uniprot|Q9Y898 Emericella nidulans Calcium/calmodulin dependent protein kinase C) encodes MTTTVQTTTNTLIMDRCCTSAATVSVPSIVVDKGHRRVSSLEVANGASAATITKTSENTDKQTQKPPSPTSGNSLAPPTKRMARPPLKRVHSSPSDVVRSPSRHHMRLISTTPKLIKETLDASYHEDETGKTLNNYLIQEEIGAGAFGTVYRVVDTTTQEKFAMKSYSKARLRKMNQTEWMQLRRKLMRTKDPVEQNKIKEALESFTSNPLNLIRREIAILKKLDHPNIVNLVEVLDDPHGDSLYMVMDWCHGVLMHSEETDGSKNPKYTEEQCRLYFRDMILGIEFLHSQGVIHRDIKADNMLLSEDDILKIADFGVSEMFESENDTVLRKAGSPSYMAPELALITSPHCLERASQVGVTLGSAVSGRAADIWSMGVTLYFMLYGKLPFASESISDLCEQIIFNEAPLPEGTSEELVDLFQGLLAKNPAERMTMAELREHEWVNTFGDDPLVEKEENIGDGIPAVTKQDLAEAFERIAADSANEGVDHSSAFSKLKRIYGWRGTGEDDDVLSSFSTSTADTPSEPNVTVPQSMASSLESSLKKTRNLPSSMKTTTDEKFALHKLNMALDEIVQEQRKRDVKKIEGPPPQLKIKDQEEPKIASMSSHITAEPESDTSEKLERRPSRTRVRKILGLEAMTAVRSRSLDTDDRIC; translated from the coding sequence ATGACAACCACCGTGcaaaccaccaccaacaccctCATCATGGACCGGTGTTGCACGTCGGCCGCAACCGTGTCGGTGCCCTCGATAGTCGTCGACAAGGGCCACAGACGAGTTTCCTCTTTGGAGGTCGCAAACGGTGCAAGTGCAGCCACCATAACAAAAACATCAGAAAATACCgacaaacagacacagaaaccGCCGTCGCCAACCTCAGGTAACTCGCTGGCGCCACCAACCAAACGCATGGCCCGTCCCCCGCTTAAGCGGGTCCATTCGTCCCCCTCGGACGTGGTCAGATCACCCTCGAGACACCACATGCGTCTTAtttccaccacccccaaactcatcaaggagacccTGGACGCGTCCTACCATGAAGATGAGACCGGAAAGACGCTCAACAACTACCTGATTCAGGAAGAAATCGGAGCTGGCGCGTTTGGAACGGTATACAGAGTGGTCGATACTACGACCCAGGAGAAGTTCGCCATGAAGTCATACTCCAAGGCCCGTCTACGAAAAATGAACCAAACGGAATGGATGCAGCTGCGTCGAAAACTCATGCGAACCAAAGACCCCGTGGAGCAGAACAAAATCAAGGAAGCTCTGGAGTCCTTCACTTCCAACCCCCTCAACCTCATTCGACGAGAAATCGCCATTCTCAAAAAACTCGACCACcccaacattgtcaacctCGTCGAAGTGCTTGACGACCCCCACGGAGACTCTCTCTACATGGTGATGGACTGGTGCCACGGCGTTCTCATGCATTCAGAGGAAACGGATGGAAGCAAAAACCCCAAATATACGGAGGAGCAGTGTCGACTGTACTTCCGAGACATGATTCTGGGTATCGAATTTCTGCACTCGCAAGGAGTCATTCATCGGGACATTAAGGCTGACAACATGCTGCTGAGTGAAGACGACATTCTGAAGATTGCGGATTTTGGAGTCTCAGAAATGTTTGAGAGTGAAAACGATACAGTTCTAAGGAAGGCCGGTAGCCCATCGTACATGGCTCCCGAACTCGCTCTCATCACCTCTCCTCATTGTCTCGAGCGAGCATCCCAGGTAGGAGTTACCTTGGGCTCCGCAGTGAGTGGCCGTGCCGCAGACATTTGGTCAATGGGCGTGACTCTGTACTTCATGCTCTACGGAAAACTTCCCTTTGCATCCGAGTCCATTTCTGACCTCTGTGAGCAAATCATCTTCAACGAAGCCCCTCTACCCGAGGGAACTTCTGAGGAGCTTGTTGACTTGTTCCAGGGTCTCTTGGCCAAGAACCCGGCCGAGAGAATGACCATGGCCGAGCTTCGAGAGCACGAGTGGGTCAACACATTTGGAGATGACCCTCTCgttgaaaaagaagagaataTTGGAGACGGAATTCCTGCTGTGACCAAGCAGGATCTGGCAGAGGCGTTTGAGCGAATTGCGGCCGACAGCGCAAACGAGGGCGTGGACCATTCATCCGCTTTCTCAAAGCTCAAGCGTATCTACGGATGGAGAGGAACAGGCGAGGATGACGACGTCCTTTCATCATTCTCCACCTCTACAGCTGATACTCCATCAGAGCCCAACGTGACTGTTCCTCAGAGCATGGCATCTTCGTTGGAGTCGTCTCTGAAGAAGACACGCAACCTCCCTTCGTCCATGAAGACTACTACGGACGAGAAGTTTGCCCTCCACAAACTCAACATGGCGCTCGATGAAATTGTGCAGGAACAACGGAAACGAGACGTCAAGAAAATCGAAGGTCCTCCACCCCAACTCAAGATCAAGGATCAAGAAGAGCCCAAGATTGCTTCCATGAGCAGCCACATCACTGCCGAGCCCGAGAGTGATACCAGTGAGAAGTTGGAGAGACGACCCTCTCGAACTAGAGTCAGAAAGATTTTGGGTCTCGAGGCAATGACTGCCGTTCGATCGAGATCGCTAGATACTGACGACCGCATTTGTTAG